The following proteins are encoded in a genomic region of Tigriopus californicus strain San Diego chromosome 6, Tcal_SD_v2.1, whole genome shotgun sequence:
- the LOC131881981 gene encoding glutathione S-transferase omega-1-like — protein sequence MNGINTKHFETGSKCPPIDPEKLTVYNMRYCPFAQRTILVLLKKNVPFDTINVSLSKKPEWFLERNPLGKVPAIQIGDKIIYESMITVDYIDRVYGGKTLNPKDPYQDALDRMLIERFTLALPPHYRLFYGQPSEITPEQRKEWSQEMLDKLYVLEEALLERQTPYFGGDSLMMVDYMIWPWFERILAMPAFAPECVLDPKRFGRLVKWIELMEQDSAVKAYRVTTEDFLEFRRSKLEGNTNYNIIADRQ from the exons ATGAACGGCATCAatacaaaacattttgaaacgGGCTCCAAGTGTCCGCCAATCGATCCAGAAAAGTTGACCGTCTATAACATGAGATATTGTCCGTTTGCTCAACGAACCATTCTGGTCTTATTGAAGAAAAACGTTCC CTTTGACACCATCAACGTGAGTCTATCCAAGAAACCCGAATGGTTTTTGGAGCGAAATCCTCTCGGCAAGGTCCCTGCCATTCAAATTGGCGACAAGATCATTTACGAGAGCATGATCACTGTGGATTACATCGACCGTGTCTACGGCGGCAAAACATTGAACCCCAAGGATCCTTACCAAGACGCTTTAGACAGGATGTTAATTGAGAGATTCACTCTG GCTCTTCCACCCCATTACCGACTCTTTTACGGTCAACCCTCCGAAATCACGCCTGAGCAACGAAAGGAATGGTCGCAGGAGATGCTGGATAAGCTCTACGTTTTGGAAGAGGCTCTCTTGGAACGACAGACTCCATACTTTGGAGGGGATTCACTCATGATGGTGGACTACATGATTTGGCCGTGGTTTGAACGGATTTTGGCCATGCCTGCATTCGCTCCGGAATGCGTTTTGGACCCGAAAAGATTTGGGCGTTTG GTGAAATGGATCGAGCTGATGGAACAGGACTCGGCTGTCAAAGCTTATCGCGTTACCACTGAGGACTTCCTCGAATTCCGGCGCTCAAAATTGGAAGGCAACACCAACTATAACATTATTGCCGATCGACAGTAA
- the LOC131881776 gene encoding AP-2 complex subunit mu, producing the protein MIGGLFIYNHKGEVLISRVYRDDIGRNAVDAFRVNVIHARQQVRSPVTNIARTSFFHIKRSNIWLAAVTKQNVNAAMVFEFLLKMCDVMAAYFGKISEENVKNNFVLIYELLDELLDFGYPQNTDTGILKTFITQQGIKSTSREEQTAITSQVTGQIGWRREGIKYRRNELFLDVLEYVNLLMSPQGQVLSAHVAGKVVMKSYLSGMPECKFGINDKIVVDAKGKSGEETSRTKSSIAIDDCQFHQCVKLSKFETEHAISFIPPDGEYELMRYRTTKDISLPFRVIPLVREVGRTKLEVKVVIKSNFKPSLLAQKIEVRIPTPLNTSGVQLICMKGKAKYKASENAIVWKIKRMAGMKESQISAEIELLQTDSKKKWTRPPISMNFEVPFAPSGFKVRYLKVFEPKLNYSDHDVIKWVRYIGRSGLYETRC; encoded by the exons ATGATTGGTGGGCTCTTCATCTACAATCATAAGGGCGAGGTGCTCATTTCACGGGTTTACCG AGATGATATTGGTCGGAACGCGGTGGACGCGTTCCGCGTGAACGTGATCCACGCCCGCCAACAAGTCCGCTCGCCCGTGACGAACATTGCGCGCACGTCGTTCTTCCATATTAAGCGGTCGAACATTTGGCTGGCCGCCGTCACCAAGCAGAACGTGAACGCCGCCATGGTGTTCGAGTTCCTCCTGAAGATGTGCGACGTCATGGCCGCCTACTTCGGCAAGATCTCCGAAGAGAACGTCAAGAACAACTTTGTCCTCATCTACGAGCTCCTGGATG AACTCTTGGACTTTGGCTATCCCCAAAACACGGACACTGGTATCTTGAAGACCTTCATCACCCAGCAAGGCATCAAATCCACGAGTCGTGAGGAGCAAACCGCCATCACGTCGCAGGTGACCGGTCAAATCGGATGGCGACGTGAAGGCATCAAGTATCGTCGCAACGAGCTCTTCCTCGACGTCTTGGAGTACGTCAACCTACTCATGTCCCCTCAAG GCCAGGTTTTGTCGGCTCACGTGGCGGGTAAAGTGGTGATGAAGTCGTATCTGTCGGGTATGCCCGAGTGCAAGTTTGGTATTAATGACAAGATCGTGGTGGATGCCAAGGGGAAATCGGGCGAAGAGACCAGTCGCACCAAGAGCTCCATCGCCATCGATGACTGTCAATTCCATCAGTGCGTCAAGTTGAGCAAGTTCGAAACCGAGCATGCCATTTCGTTCATTCCACCCGATGGTGAATACGAATTGATGAG ATATCGGACCACCAAAGACATATCTCTTCCGTTCCGAGTGATCCCGTTGGTGAGAGAGGTAGGTCGGACCAAACTCGAGGTCAAAGTGGTCATCAAGTCCAACTTCAAGCCGTCGCTGTTGGCCCAGAAGATCGAGGTTCGCATCCCGACCCCGCTCAACACCTCCGGAGTTCAATTGATCTGCATGAAAGGCAAAGCTAAATACAAAGCCTCCGAGAACGCCATTGTCTGGAA AATCAAGCGAATGGCTGGCATGAAGGAGTCTCAAATCTCGGCTGAGATCGAGTTGCTCCAAACTGAtagcaaaaagaaatggacccGCCCACCGATTTCCATGAACTTCGAG GTCCCATTTGCTCCTTCGGGCTTTAAAGTTCGATATCTGAAGGTGTTCGAGCCGAAACTTAATTATTCCGATCACGACGTCATCAAATGGGTGCGATACATTGGCCGAAGTGGACTCTACGAAACCCGATGCTGA
- the LOC131881777 gene encoding ER membrane protein complex subunit 5-like has protein sequence MAFFKAVLFMSLGVLFHAAYSVAEWRYYSRKTDQDTESIPWDIIIQTLAGFLLAMIAVLNIAGEFKEIRATVELSQKSWEDVRNRPSFYLFNHRAMALSPDYVPPSPSASGMGRSHLTKIPDKYLS, from the coding sequence ATGGCGTTCTTCAAGGCGGTTCTATTCATGTCCTTGGGCGTGCTCTTCCATGCCGCTTATTCGGTGGCCGAGTGGCGATACTACTCGCGGAAAACCGATCAAGACACCGAGTCCATTCCCTGGGACATCATCATCCAGACCCTGGCCGGGTTCCTGTTGGCCATGATCGCCGTGCTGAATATCGCCGGCGAGTTCAAGGAGATCCGAGCCACGGTCGAGCTGTCTCAGAAGTCCTGGGAGGATGTTCGCAATCGGCCCAGTTTCTACTTGTTCAATCATCGAGCCATGGCCTTGTCCCCGGATTACGTACCTCCGAGTCCGTCGGCGAGTGGAATGGGGCGGTCGCATTTGACCAAGATCCCCGACAAGTACTTGTCATAA
- the LOC131881775 gene encoding protein HBS1-like yields MARHRDVRNMDTGEFEDDYDYGSSYGSSYMDETSLSTSVERDYMYRRGSVGASGHTPKMGHFLARRSDSISSVPEEEEEDEGGQAGQRAGGTDGAGRGRVRARSDSETSSSSNPEDDVDPLNEEEAGRLAQCLEQILDIVGDSIPESSIREVVKRCDFNPEVALNTLLNNPIKSIGRRAPSLTPKPQPIVAPVPAPAPAPPPVVVAAEPPVVAARPKPKWLKAEAMSGPRSRSASPAVSAANGKWRDTAPPSVSTPKVSMRKGELDARARYQKERAGAQVPLNLVVVGHVDSGKSTLMGHLLLALGQVSAKLMHKYETESKKLGKQSFALAWVLDESAEERERGITMDVGQHKFQTASKCVTLLDAPGHKDFIPHMISGAYQADVSILVVNATRGEFEAGFEMGGQTREHALLVRSLGVSQLVVAVNKLDTVGWDLARLADITAKLAHFLRQVGFKESDVVYVPCSGFTGDNLIRPSPHLSSWYTGPTLVEAIDAFKPPERLVDKPFRMFISDIYKGQASGICCAGRIESGLVLKEDKVLIMPLQEVATVKSVQQDELSVLSAFAGDHCSLVLVGPDQTSLANGMVLCDPQNPIPVTKRFEARIVIFNIDIPITKGYTVVLHYGSVQVQAVLKRLLTQIHKSTGEVIKNKPRCLTKACSAVVEVALDTPICLETYSHIRELGRFMLRNGGKTIAAGVVTKIL; encoded by the coding sequence ATGGCGCGTCATCGGGATGTGCGGAACATGGACACGGGCGAATTCGAAGACGATTACGACTACGGCTCGTCGTACGGCTCGTCCTACATGGACGAGACCTCGCTGTCCACCTCGGTCGAGCGCGATTACATGTATCGCCGGGGCTCGGTGGGGGCCTCCGGGCACACGCCCAAAATGGGCCATTTCTTGGCCCGCCGGTCCGATTCCATTAGCTCCGTGcccgaagaagaggaagaggacgaaggCGGGCAGGCCGGACAGCGGGCGGGCGGGACGGATGGGGCTGGACGGGGCCGCGTTCGAGCGCGTTCGGATTCGGAAACCTCGAGTAGTTCCAACCCCGAGGACGACGTGGACCCGCTCAATGAGGAAGAGGCCGGCAGACTGGCCCAATGCTTGGAACAGATTCTGGACATCGTGGGCGACTCCATCCCCGAGAGCTCCATCCGGGAAGTGGTCAAACGCTGCGATTTCAACCCCGAAGTGGCCTTGAACACCCTGCTCAACAACCCCATCAAGAGCATCGGACGACGCGCGCCCAGTCTCACGCCTAAACCCCAGCCTATTGTGGCGCCAGTGCCCGCGCCCGCGCCCGCGCCGCCGCCGGTGGTGGTGGCCGCCGAGCCGCCCGTGGTGGCCGCCCGACCCAAGCCCAAGTGGTTGAAGGCCGAGGCCATGAGCGGGCCTCGATCTCGGAGTGCCAGTCCGGCGGTCAGTGCCGCCAACGGCAAGTGGCGGGACACGGCCCCGCCCAGCGTGAGCACACCCAAAGTGTCCATGCGAAAAGGCGAATTGGACGCGCGGGCGCGGTACCAAAAGGAGCGGGCTGGCGCCCAGGTCCCGCTGAacttggtggtggtgggcCATGTGGACTCCGGCAAGTCGACCTTGATGGGCCACCTCCTGTTGGCCTTGGGCCAGGTCAGCGCCAAACTCATGCACAAATACGAGACCGAGTCCAAGAAGCTGGGCAAACAGTCCTTCGCCTTGGCCTGGGTCCTGGACGAGAGCGCGGAGGAGCGCGAGCGCGGCATCACCATGGACGTGGGTCAGCACAAGTTCCAGACGGCCAGCAAGTGCGTCACGCTCTTAGATGCGCCCGGTCACAAGGACTTCATCCCCCACATGATCAGCGGGGCCTATCAGGCCGATGTGTCCATTCTCGTGGTGAACGCCACGCGCGGCGAGTTCGAGGCGGGCTTCGAGATGGGCGGGCAGACCCGTGAGCACGCTCTCCTTGTCAGATCGCTGGGTGTGTCTCAGCTCGTGGTGGCCGTGAACAAATTGGACACGGTGGGCTGGGATCTGGCTCGGTTGGCCGACATCACGGCCAAGCTGGCCCACTTCCTCCGCCAGGTGGGCTTCAAGGAGTCGGACGTGGTGTACGTGCCTTGCTCGGGCTTCACCGGGGACAATCTGATCCGACCCAGTCCCCATCTGAGCTCGTGGTACACGGGACCCACCCTGGTGGAAGCTATCGACGCCTTCAAGCCGCCCGAGCGATTGGTGGACAAACCGTTCCGCATGTTCATCTCCGACATCTACAAGGGTCAGGCCTCGGGCATTTGTTGCGCGGGTCGcatcgagtccggactcgtgCTCAAGGAGGACAAGGTGCTCATCATGCCCCTTCAAGAGGTGGCCACCGTCAAGAGTGTCCAGCAAGACGAACTCTCCGTGTTATCGGCCTTTGCCGGCGACCATTGCTCTCTCGTGCTAGTGGGTCCGGATCAAACCAGTCTCGCCAACGGGATGGTGCTGTGCGACCCGCAGAATCCCATTCCCGTGACCAAGCGGTTCGAGGCCCGGATTGTGATCTTCAATATCGACATTCCCATCACCAAGGGCTACACGGTGGTGTTGCATTATGGGAGTGTGCAAGTTCAGGCCGTGCTCAAGCGGCTCCTCACGCAGATCCACAAGTCCACGGGCGAGGTCATCAAGAACAAGCCCCGGTGTCTGACCAAGGCGTGCAGTGCTGTGGTGGAGGTGGCCTTGGACACGCCCATCTGCTTGGAGACGTACTCGCATATCAGAGAGTTGGGGCGGTTCATGCTCCGAAATGGGGGCAAGACCATCGCTGCGGGCGTGGTGACCAAGATTCTATGA